Proteins encoded in a region of the Pseudomonas syringae KCTC 12500 genome:
- a CDS encoding nuclear transport factor 2 family protein codes for MADFLHRFAEGFAALNKDNLDQVAELYSEDVSFSDPMHDIHGLAAMRRYFGELYANVQDLRFDFHAFDEVRPGEGYLVWTMSYSHPRLAAGRTIQVEGCSHLKWRDKVYRHRDYFDAGALLYEHLPIMGRVIHWLKKRLG; via the coding sequence ATGGCTGATTTCCTGCATCGCTTCGCCGAAGGTTTTGCCGCGCTGAACAAGGACAACCTTGACCAGGTTGCCGAGCTGTACAGCGAAGACGTGTCGTTCAGCGATCCGATGCACGATATCCATGGCCTTGCCGCCATGCGCCGCTATTTCGGCGAGCTGTACGCCAACGTCCAGGACCTGCGTTTCGACTTCCACGCCTTCGACGAAGTGCGCCCCGGCGAGGGCTATCTGGTCTGGACCATGAGTTATTCGCATCCGCGTCTGGCCGCCGGCCGGACAATTCAAGTAGAAGGCTGTTCGCACCTGAAGTGGCGCGACAAGGTTTATCGACACCGGGACTACTTCGATGCCGGTGCATTGCTCTACGAACATCTGCCCATCATGGGTCGAGTCATCCATTGGTTGAAGAAGAGGTTGGGATGA
- the phrB gene encoding deoxyribodipyrimidine photo-lyase, whose product MQLIWLRSDLRAQDNTALTAAMERGPTLAVYLLSPAQWRSHDDADCKVDFWLRNLVELEKALGALNVPLLIREADSWDQAPEVLAKLCTQFKVEGLHLNQEYGINETRRDQAVHKAIQKAGVHFNSYLDQLLFKPGSILTKTGNYFQVFTQFKKVCYTRLHEAMPHPVRTPKAQPAQSIKSDAVPDQVKGFATPSKALRDLWPAGEAEARRRMDAFADEQISYYKTERDFPAKPGTSQLSAYLAAGVISPRQCLHAALASNQGEFETGDVGTVTWINELLWREFYKHTLVGYPRVSRHRAFRPETEALKWRDAPEELRAWQEARTGLPIIDAAMRQLLETGWMHNRLRMVVAMFLTKNLLIDWREGERFFMRHLIDGDLASNNGGWQWSSSTGTDSAPYFRIFNPLSQSERFDPEGVFIKRWLPELADMNKKQIHDPSLIGDLFGAADYPKPIVDLSKSRARALAAFKALPARQPAAGVEHG is encoded by the coding sequence ATGCAACTGATCTGGCTGCGCAGTGACCTGCGCGCTCAAGACAACACTGCCCTGACCGCCGCCATGGAGCGCGGTCCGACGCTGGCGGTCTACCTGCTCAGTCCCGCGCAGTGGCGCAGCCATGACGATGCCGACTGCAAGGTCGACTTCTGGCTGCGCAATCTGGTCGAGCTCGAGAAGGCGCTGGGCGCGTTGAATGTTCCCTTGCTGATCCGCGAGGCGGACAGCTGGGACCAGGCGCCTGAAGTGCTGGCAAAGCTGTGCACACAGTTCAAGGTCGAGGGCCTGCACCTCAATCAGGAATACGGCATCAACGAAACTCGCCGCGACCAGGCGGTGCACAAGGCGATACAAAAAGCCGGCGTGCACTTCAATAGCTACCTTGATCAGCTGTTATTCAAGCCCGGCAGCATCCTGACCAAGACCGGCAACTATTTTCAGGTATTCACCCAGTTCAAGAAGGTCTGCTATACCCGACTGCACGAGGCCATGCCGCACCCGGTGCGCACCCCGAAAGCGCAACCGGCACAGTCGATTAAAAGCGATGCGGTTCCCGATCAGGTCAAGGGCTTTGCCACGCCCTCGAAAGCCTTGCGTGACCTGTGGCCGGCCGGTGAAGCGGAAGCCAGACGGCGCATGGACGCCTTCGCCGACGAGCAGATCAGCTACTACAAGACCGAACGCGACTTTCCGGCCAAGCCCGGCACCAGCCAGCTGTCGGCCTATCTGGCGGCTGGGGTGATTTCGCCACGCCAGTGTCTGCACGCGGCCCTGGCCAGTAATCAGGGCGAGTTCGAGACTGGCGACGTGGGCACCGTGACCTGGATCAACGAGCTATTATGGCGAGAGTTCTATAAACACACGCTGGTCGGCTACCCGCGCGTCTCGCGTCATCGCGCCTTTCGCCCGGAAACCGAGGCGTTGAAGTGGCGCGATGCCCCTGAAGAACTGCGCGCCTGGCAAGAGGCACGGACCGGGCTGCCGATCATTGACGCAGCGATGCGCCAGTTGCTGGAAACCGGATGGATGCACAATCGGCTAAGGATGGTCGTTGCGATGTTTCTCACCAAAAACCTGCTGATCGACTGGCGTGAGGGCGAGCGCTTTTTCATGCGCCACCTGATCGACGGCGACCTGGCGTCGAACAATGGCGGCTGGCAGTGGAGTTCATCCACCGGCACCGACTCGGCGCCCTACTTCCGTATTTTCAATCCGCTGTCGCAGTCGGAACGCTTCGACCCCGAAGGCGTGTTCATCAAGCGCTGGCTGCCGGAACTGGCGGATATGAATAAAAAGCAGATTCACGACCCGTCATTAATCGGTGACCTGTTTGGCGCTGCCGACTACCCGAAACCCATCGTCGACCTGAGCAAGAGCCGCGCCCGCGCCCTGGCAGCGTTCAAGGCGCTCCCGGCTCGACAGCCGGCCGCAGGAGTCGAACATGGCTGA
- a CDS encoding SDR family NAD(P)-dependent oxidoreductase, translated as MSTPVARRIWLTGASSGIGLALAKELLNAGHRLALTARTLEPLQNLANVYPTQVLLVTGDITDPEQVKAITDDIAQQWGALDTAIFNAGTCEYIDARQFEAAMVERVVRTNLLASSYCIEHALPLLRKGHQPHLVGVASAVTYLALPRAEAYGASKAGLRYLLEALRLDLASENIDVTVVSPGFVDTPLTQKNDFPMPMRWPVEKAAKHIASKLGRNKRPLDIAFPALFIFSMSLLALLPARARLALGKRMARSESSNKDAQ; from the coding sequence ATGAGCACTCCTGTTGCACGACGCATCTGGTTGACCGGGGCAAGCAGCGGCATTGGCCTGGCGCTGGCCAAAGAACTGCTCAACGCCGGTCATCGGCTCGCGCTGACCGCCCGCACGCTTGAGCCATTGCAGAACCTTGCGAACGTTTATCCCACGCAGGTGCTGCTGGTGACCGGTGACATCACCGACCCCGAGCAAGTCAAGGCGATTACCGACGACATCGCCCAGCAATGGGGAGCCCTGGATACAGCCATCTTCAACGCCGGCACCTGCGAATACATCGATGCCCGGCAGTTTGAAGCGGCCATGGTCGAACGCGTGGTGCGTACCAACCTGCTGGCCAGCAGTTACTGCATCGAGCACGCGTTGCCGCTGCTGCGCAAAGGTCATCAGCCGCACCTGGTCGGTGTGGCCAGTGCGGTGACCTACCTGGCCCTGCCCCGCGCCGAAGCCTACGGCGCGTCGAAGGCCGGCCTGCGTTATCTGCTCGAAGCGCTGCGTCTGGACCTGGCCAGCGAAAACATCGACGTGACAGTGGTCAGCCCTGGGTTCGTCGACACACCGCTGACGCAGAAAAACGATTTCCCCATGCCGATGCGCTGGCCTGTCGAAAAGGCAGCCAAGCACATCGCCAGCAAACTCGGGCGCAACAAACGCCCACTGGATATCGCCTTTCCGGCGCTGTTCATCTTCAGCATGAGCTTACTGGCCCTGCTTCCGGCACGCGCCCGACTCGCCCTCGGTAAACGCATGGCGCGCAGCGAATCGTCGAATAAGGACGCGCAATGA
- a CDS encoding YbgA family protein encodes MAASVIEKPKLGISACLMGAEVRFNGGHKESHLCTQALSKYFDFVQACPEVAIGMGIPREPIRLVGDAENPKALGTVNRDLDVTEALADYGIQMAAELGDICGYIFMQKSPSCGLERVKVYRENGAPVDGGGRGIYAQAFCERHPDLPVEEDGRLNDAVLRENFVTRVFAYAAWKQLLKGGVTRRALTEFHSRYKYQLMANDPVQYKALGKMLGSMGRTDPNEIAPLYFSQLMAALKKCATRSTHTNVLQHLCGYLKQTITSEDKQEIQQVIAQYHQGIVPLIVPLTLLKHHFRQHPDPYVALQVYMQPHPENLSLRNAI; translated from the coding sequence ATGGCGGCGTCCGTAATCGAAAAACCCAAACTCGGCATCAGTGCCTGCCTGATGGGTGCCGAGGTTCGCTTCAATGGCGGACACAAGGAATCTCATCTGTGTACACAGGCGCTGAGCAAGTATTTCGATTTCGTTCAGGCGTGTCCTGAAGTTGCTATCGGCATGGGCATCCCCCGCGAGCCGATCAGGCTGGTAGGCGACGCAGAAAACCCAAAGGCGCTCGGCACGGTCAATCGTGACCTGGACGTCACCGAGGCACTGGCAGATTACGGCATACAGATGGCCGCTGAGCTGGGTGATATCTGCGGCTACATCTTCATGCAGAAATCCCCGTCCTGCGGCCTGGAGCGCGTCAAGGTCTACCGCGAAAACGGCGCCCCGGTCGATGGCGGTGGTCGCGGAATCTATGCGCAGGCCTTCTGCGAACGTCATCCTGATCTGCCGGTCGAGGAAGACGGGCGGCTCAACGATGCCGTGCTGCGCGAAAACTTCGTCACCCGCGTGTTTGCCTACGCCGCCTGGAAACAGTTGCTGAAAGGAGGCGTCACCCGGCGCGCTCTGACCGAATTCCACTCGCGCTACAAATACCAACTGATGGCCAATGACCCGGTGCAATACAAGGCGCTGGGCAAGATGCTCGGCAGCATGGGCCGCACCGACCCGAATGAAATCGCGCCGCTGTATTTCAGCCAACTGATGGCTGCCTTGAAAAAGTGCGCCACGCGTAGTACTCACACCAACGTTCTGCAGCACCTGTGTGGTTATTTGAAACAAACCATTACCAGTGAGGACAAGCAGGAAATCCAGCAGGTCATCGCCCAGTATCATCAGGGCATCGTGCCGCTGATTGTGCCGCTGACGCTGCTCAAGCATCATTTTCGCCAACATCCGGACCCGTATGTGGCACTGCAGGTGTACATGCAGCCCCACCCGGAAAACCTCAGCCTGCGCAATGCGATTTGA
- a CDS encoding MerR family transcriptional regulator — protein sequence MNDTDTEVPGDWLPIREVARQTGVNAVTLRAWERRYGLIVPHRTAKGHRLYSDEHVQRVMKILTWLNRGVSVSQVKGLIDDNRQDALPPTNDWDALRQTLLVAIGELAERRVDDVFNQAMSLYPPRTLCEQLLLPLLAELEQRWQGKFGAQLERTFFYSWLRSKFGARIYHNNRQLNGSPLLLVNQSDLPLEPHLWLAAWLVSSADCPVEVFDWPLPVGELALAAEYLKPRGILLYSSKSLNVTHLPRLLANITCPVVLGGPTVQIHNAELLVQAKEISGLTLAHDVLSAQIELGKLGLI from the coding sequence ATGAATGATACAGACACAGAGGTGCCGGGTGACTGGCTGCCGATCCGCGAGGTCGCACGGCAGACAGGCGTCAACGCCGTCACCCTGCGTGCCTGGGAGCGTCGTTACGGACTGATCGTCCCGCACCGCACCGCCAAAGGTCATCGGCTGTATTCGGACGAGCATGTGCAGCGCGTCATGAAGATTCTGACCTGGCTCAACCGTGGCGTGTCCGTCAGTCAGGTCAAGGGCCTGATCGATGACAATCGCCAGGACGCCCTGCCGCCGACCAACGACTGGGACGCCTTGCGTCAGACCTTGCTGGTCGCGATCGGCGAGCTGGCCGAACGCCGGGTCGATGATGTGTTCAATCAGGCGATGTCGCTGTACCCGCCGCGCACGCTGTGTGAACAGCTGCTGCTGCCGCTGCTGGCCGAACTCGAACAACGCTGGCAAGGCAAGTTCGGCGCACAACTGGAGCGCACGTTTTTCTACTCCTGGCTGCGCAGCAAGTTCGGCGCGCGCATCTATCACAATAACCGTCAGCTCAATGGCAGCCCGTTGCTGCTGGTCAATCAGTCCGATCTGCCGCTGGAGCCGCATCTGTGGCTCGCGGCCTGGCTGGTGAGCAGCGCCGACTGTCCGGTCGAGGTGTTCGACTGGCCGTTGCCGGTCGGCGAGCTGGCACTGGCAGCCGAATACCTCAAGCCACGCGGCATATTGCTGTATTCCAGCAAGTCGCTGAACGTGACCCATTTGCCCAGATTGCTGGCCAATATCACCTGCCCTGTCGTGCTGGGCGGACCAACGGTGCAGATCCATAATGCCGAGTTGCTCGTACAGGCCAAGGAGATATCTGGACTGACCCTTGCCCACGACGTACTCAGCGCTCAGATCGAGCTGGGCAAGCTCGGACTTATCTAA
- a CDS encoding TIGR02450 family Trp-rich protein, translating to MNQINPRKLLLSKWTAATPLNREKHFLVTELFKDEEGTVLEVELQAVLTQRSERLPWQVLQQADTWRMGWK from the coding sequence ATGAATCAGATCAACCCGCGCAAGCTGCTGCTGTCGAAATGGACAGCCGCCACCCCGCTCAACCGGGAGAAGCACTTCCTGGTGACCGAACTGTTCAAGGACGAAGAAGGCACCGTTCTGGAAGTCGAGCTGCAGGCCGTGCTGACCCAGCGCAGCGAGCGACTGCCGTGGCAAGTGCTGCAACAGGCGGATACGTGGCGGATGGGCTGGAAGTAG